The following coding sequences lie in one Lolium perenne isolate Kyuss_39 chromosome 2, Kyuss_2.0, whole genome shotgun sequence genomic window:
- the LOC127328308 gene encoding receptor-like protein 2 has protein sequence MQPLSHIHRNIFPTPLFGLALVLLVSLASPTSSCTEQQKSSLLQLLAGLSREGGLTASWRSDMDCCSWEGITCSPNGTVTDVSLASRGLEGPISPFLGNLTGLLRLNLSGNLLSGGLPLELVSSSSIIVLDVSFNRLTGGLHELPPSTPVRPLQILNISSNLFTGRFPTMTWEVMKSLVVLNASTNSFTGQIPTTPCVSAPSFAVLEVSFNQFSGNIPQGLINCTVMKLLSAGYNNLSGTLPKELFNVTSLEHLSLPNNRLEGPLNGIMKLTNLVILDLGGNELSGKIPDSIGELTRLEELHLDHNNMSGELPSGLSNCINLTTIDLKSNYLSGKLTNVNFSNLSNLKKIDLLYNHFTGDIPESIYSCSKLTALRLSYNHFHGQLSEKIGNLKSLSFLSLVNNSLTNITRTLQILSDSRSLTTLFIGFNFLHETMPEGDSIDGFVNLQVLSINDCSLSGKIPDWLSKIPNLGMLLLHNNELAGPIPAWISSLNFLFYLDISNNSLTGEIPSALMEMPMLESEAAAPMVFELPVYNKSPFIQYLMPGAFPKVLNLGINNLTGLIPEKIDQLKALISLNLSSNKLSGEIPRLISTLTNLQVLDLSSNHLTGTIPSALNNLHFLSKFNICNNDLEGAIPTVGQLSTFPSSSFDGNPKLCGPVVGNHCGLAEASPVSIDSAKQFGNLVIFFIAFGVFFGIGVLYDQIVLARYFC, from the coding sequence ATGCAGCCACTCAGTCACATACACAGGAACATATTTCCTACCCCTTTGTTTGGCTTAGCTCTTGTGCTACTGGTCTCCTTGGCTTCTCCCACCAGCTCATGCACGGAGCAGCAGAAAAGCTCCCTTCTCCAGCTCCTTGCTGGGCTCTCGCGGGAGGGCGGCCTCACAGCATCATGGCGGAGCGACATGGACTGCTGCAGCTGGGAAGGGATCACCTGCAGCCCCAATGGGACGGTCACCGAtgtttcgctggcttctcgaggtCTTGAGGGGCCCATATCTCCGTTCCTAGGCAATCTCACGGGCTTGCTGCGACTCAACCTGTCCGGCAACTTGTTGTCTGGTGGCTTACCGCTGGAATTGGTTTCATCCAGCAGCATCATTGTCCTTGACGTCAGTTTCAACCGCCTGACAGGAGGCCTGCATGAGCTACCACCTTCAACCCCTGTGCGGCCTCTGCAGATACTTAACATCTCAAGCAACTTGTTTACAGGAAGGTTCCCAACTATGACATGGGAGGTGATGAAGAGTCTGGTCGTGCTCAATGCCAGCACCAACAGTTTTACTGGGCAGATACCAACTACACCTTGTGTTAGCGCGCCATCTTTTGCAGTGCTTGAAGTCAGTTTTAACCAATTCAGTGGAAACATCCCCCAGGGGCTCATTAACTGCACCGTGATGAAATTGCTCAGCGCTGGCTACAACAATCTCAGTGGGACTCTTCCAAAGGAGCTTTTCAATGTTACCTCATTAGAGCACCTCTCTTTACCAAACAATCGTTTGGAAGGACCACTCAATGGCATAATGAAGCTCACAAATCTGGTCATCCTTGATCTTGGAGGAAATGAGCTCAGCGGCAAAATTCCAGATTCAATAGGTGAGCTCACGAGACTAGAGGAACTGCATTTGGACCACAACAACATGTCAGGGGAGCTGCCATCAGGTCTGAGCAACTGCATAAATCTCACAACAATTGACCTCAAGAGCAACTACTTAAGTGGAAAACTTACCAATGTCAACTTCTCAAACCTGTCCAATCTGAAAAAGATAGATCTTCTGTACAATCACTTCACCGGCGACATTCCAGAAAGCATATACTCCTGCAGCAAGCTGACTGCACTACGTCTATCCTACAATCATTTCCATGGTCAACTATCAGAAAAAATAGGCAATCTGAAGTCCCTCTCATTCCTGTCACTTGTTAATAACTCTCTTACAAATATCACAAGAACACTTCAGATCCTTAGTGATTCCAGGAGCCTCACCACCCTTTTTATTGGGTTCAACTTCTTGCATGAGACCATGCCAGAAGGTGACAGCATTGATGGTTTTGTGAATCTTCAGGTCCTTTCTATAAATGATTGTTCACTATCTGGAAAAATACCAGATTGGTTGTCAAAGATACCAAATTTGGGGATGTTATTATTACACAACAATGAACTCGCTGGACCAATACCTGCCTGGATCAGCAGCCTAAACTTCCTCTTCTATCTAGACATCTCAAACAACAGCCTTACAGGGGAAATACCGAGTGCCTTAATGGAAATGCCAATGTTAGAATCAGAGGCCGCAGCACCAATGGTCTTTGAGCTGCCTGTTTATAATAAGAGTCCGTTTATCCAGTACCTCATGCCTGGTGCGTTTCCTAAAGTACTGAATCTAGGTATCAATAACTTAACTGGACTGATACCTGAAAAGATTGACCAGTTGAAAGCGCTCATTTCCCTCAACTTGAGCTCCAATAAATTATCCGGAGAGATCCCAAGACTTATCAGCACCCTCACGAACCTCCAGGTGCTCGACTTGTCCAGCAATCATCTCACTGGTACAATTCCATCCGCACTGAATAATCTGCACTTCCTTTCTAAATTCAACATTTGTAATAATGACCTAGAAGGGGCTATTCCAACTGTGGGCCAGCTTAGCACATTTCCAAGTTCTAGCTTTGATGGAAACCCAAAACTGTGTGGTCCTGTGGTTGGAAACCATTGCGGTTTAGCAGAAGCAAGTCCAGTCTCCATTGACTCAGCAAAACAATTTGGCAATCTTGTCATCTTTTTTATTGCCTTTGGTGTTTTCTTCGGAATAGGAGTGCTATATGATCAGATAGTATTAGCCAGATATTTTTGCTAA